CGCGATTTATCTCGTCATGGAACTCCTACCCGGTGGGGATTTGTTCGATCGCATCGTGGATAAGGGAATATACACGGAAACGCAAGCGCGACAAGTCATGCGTCGCCTGCTGGCCGCCGTGCACTACTTGCACGAATCGTGCAACGTGGTACACCGTGACCTGAAACCCGAAAATATTCTGTTGTGCACCTCCGACAATGACGTCCACATCAAGTTGACCGACTTTGGCCTCGCTAAAACGATCGACGAACAAGGGTTGCGGACCTTTTGCGGCACGCCACAGTACTTTGCCCCGGAAGTCTTGCATCGTCAACACACCGTCGCCGGGCGGGGCCGGTACGGCAAGGAAGCCGACCTCTGGAGCGCCGGAGTAATTTTGTACATTTTGTTGTCGGGGACGCCGCCTTTTGACGTGCAATCGGAAGGCATAGACGCGGTCGCAAACTCGACTCTGCAGTTTCCCACGGCCCAGTGGTGGGGCGTCTCGCCGGCCGCCCAGGACCTGATCCGCCGACTGCTCGTGGCCGATCCGGCAGCGCGATGGACCGTGGTCCAGGCTTGTCAGCACGATTGGATCCTGCAACCCGACGGGGACACCCACACACATCCGTTGGACGATCCACAGCTGGCAGCCGTAGTGGGAGCACAAAAACGACTTTTCGCTGATCCCGTGGGCAAGGAGGTGCAGGTGGCTGTGGAGCCCATGTTCAGCCAAGGGGAAAATACGGACGTGCCGCTTGGGACTTCAGGTATGCCCTTGTCCGACGCCGTCACTCAGCCCGCAACGGCTGTCGTCGACGTTTTGAAAGACTCCGTCGCAGCCGAATCGACCGTGCCACGTTCTCCCGCATCGACGACCTCTCTACTGCCACCAAACTGCCTTCCCGTCACCGGACCAACCACCCCTGTTTGTGCAGCCGTCAAGGATGCTCGCCGACGAGAGCATGAGGCTGCGACGGACTTGGTTCCCATTGTGGGATCGAGCGAATGCGGAGGGAATGAGGATCCGGGGCGGGTCTTCCTAACTGCAAACCTTGCTGTGACGAAAGAAGAACGGTTGAAAGATATGCTTGATCCCAGAGCGTCCACTACCAGCGAATCCTCGATAGTTAATGCATCATCCAAGGCCGAAGACGTAAAAGATGTGGAGCCCGGAAAATGCGTTTCGAAAGTAGGCAAGACACCTTCTACTGTGCCGTCTAGTCCAACTACTATGGACGCAACAGAAGCTGCTGATTGTGGTGGGGACGAATCGTTTGCGGTCAACGCAAAGCGACAGCCTCTATCCCCTGTGCCACTCAACGGGATCGATACATATTTACCGACCAGCCGTGATCCGCAACCACGACCGTCTCCCTTAAACAGAGATAGTTTGGGAATTGAGGTGACTTTCAATTCAAGGCTGCTTGCTGGAGACATCCGAAAACGCTGTACAACAGATCCTGACGTGCCGAATGAGCTTAGCGACGATGAGATCCGATCGCAGTTTAGCGAAAACACGGAGAGTATTTCTTCATTTTGTGATGCAGACGATAATTTTTCTCTTACGTTTCAAGAGCGCAATAGAACTGAGGAAGTCTCTGACGGACCAGCTACCGTGGGATTAGCGCTTTCTAGGACTCCGAGAAACTGCGCCAATCCAGCTGCCCAAGTGCGCAAGAGAAAAAGACGTGTAACGGCATCGATCGGGGACAGTCTGGCTCAACTGGAACCAGTCGAAACAGTTTCGGCGA
The genomic region above belongs to Phaeodactylum tricornutum CCAP 1055/1 chromosome 16, whole genome shotgun sequence and contains:
- a CDS encoding predicted protein → VEQDYDIRDVLGSGTVGQVLRAIHRQTGHERAVKIIKIKSNYTTASEPAASSATLQAEAAILQSLAHPYIVQLYDVYVSTTAIYLVMELLPGGDLFDRIVDKGIYTETQARQVMRRLLAAVHYLHESCNVVHRDLKPENILLCTSDNDVHIKLTDFGLAKTIDEQGLRTFCGTPQYFAPEVLHRQHTVAGRGRYGKEADLWSAGVILYILLSGTPPFDVQSEGIDAVANSTLQFPTAQWWGVSPAAQDLIRRLLVADPAARWTVVQACQHDWI